Proteins from one Syntrophales bacterium genomic window:
- a CDS encoding radical SAM protein, translating into MDMDTLNRENGKLAGLSFEIGPIRPPSEGGSYSLLIRVTRNCPWNQCAFCYGRPYDHEKFQMRSVDDVKTDIDTAGLICDEIKNVSWELGYAGDISAPVGTTLLRRMPQLGNSHSFINVFNWLLSGARTAFLQDADSPIIPTPRLVEIIKYLRERFPTLERVTSYARAKTIFKKKGKDLKDLSHAGLARLHIGLETGDDELLAKVKKGVTAEEHIVAGRKVMEAGIELSEYIMPGLGGKAMSRQHAESTARILNAINPDFIRSRPFTPLPGTPLFDAYMNNKLELLSPHECLEEMKILIAGLDVTSRICFDHFRNPAYLNATGQLTHLLKQDYDGYKLPEEKGALLELIEKGLRISEEKFLQTEDYIHLGSL; encoded by the coding sequence ATGGATATGGATACTTTAAATAGGGAAAATGGGAAACTCGCCGGACTTTCATTTGAGATAGGGCCCATACGTCCTCCCAGTGAAGGTGGTAGTTATTCCCTTCTGATAAGGGTTACCAGAAACTGCCCGTGGAACCAATGTGCCTTCTGCTACGGCAGACCGTATGATCACGAAAAATTCCAGATGCGATCTGTGGACGATGTTAAGACCGATATTGATACGGCAGGGCTTATCTGCGACGAAATAAAAAATGTATCCTGGGAGCTGGGCTATGCTGGCGATATAAGCGCCCCGGTGGGAACCACTCTCCTCAGAAGGATGCCCCAACTCGGCAACAGCCATAGTTTTATCAATGTCTTCAATTGGCTGCTTTCGGGGGCAAGAACGGCCTTTTTACAGGATGCTGATTCCCCTATCATTCCTACCCCCCGATTGGTTGAAATTATCAAATATTTAAGGGAAAGATTTCCTACTCTGGAACGGGTAACCTCCTATGCGAGGGCCAAGACCATATTTAAAAAGAAAGGGAAAGATCTAAAAGACCTGTCTCATGCAGGTCTTGCGAGATTACATATAGGACTGGAGACAGGGGATGATGAGTTGTTAGCGAAGGTGAAAAAAGGGGTAACAGCGGAGGAACATATCGTTGCCGGAAGGAAGGTCATGGAAGCTGGCATTGAGCTTTCAGAATATATCATGCCCGGTTTGGGGGGGAAGGCCATGTCCAGGCAACATGCCGAAAGTACGGCCAGGATACTGAACGCAATCAACCCTGATTTTATACGGTCGAGGCCATTCACCCCTTTACCCGGTACACCCCTGTTTGACGCATACATGAATAATAAACTGGAGCTTCTATCGCCTCATGAGTGCTTGGAAGAAATGAAAATACTGATCGCCGGACTGGATGTAACCAGCAGGATTTGCTTCGACCACTTCAGGAATCCCGCCTATTTGAATGCCACCGGACAGCTCACCCACCTATTAAAACAGGATTACGATGGATATAAACTTCCTGAAGAAAAAGGGGCTCTTCTTGAACTCATAGAAAAGGGGTTAAGGATCAGTGAAGAGAAATTTTTACAAACTGAGGATTATATTCATCTGGGAAGCCTTTAA
- a CDS encoding hemolysin family protein, with protein MIQSILEFRDTIVREVMIPRTEIVAIRSNATIEEILDLIIKYGHTRMPVYSGNVDNIVGILNVKDLLKFWSKPVTEGDIISCLRNPYYIPETKNIHLLLHELKQKKYHMAIVIDEYGGTSGLVTLEDLIEEIVGEIHDEHDLEEGGFVELADGYTLVDGRMEIEKIEDYFDVEFLEGKFETLGGLILSMIKKIPVAGEMIYIDNFEMIIESADERSIKKVKIGRVNSEQGQDRKSEQ; from the coding sequence ATGATCCAGAGTATCCTTGAATTCAGGGATACCATCGTCAGAGAGGTCATGATCCCGAGGACAGAAATCGTTGCCATCAGGAGCAACGCAACGATTGAAGAGATTCTTGATCTGATCATTAAGTATGGTCATACGAGGATGCCCGTCTACAGTGGCAATGTGGACAATATTGTCGGCATCCTAAACGTGAAGGACCTCCTTAAATTCTGGTCAAAACCGGTAACAGAGGGCGATATCATCTCCTGCCTCAGAAATCCCTATTATATCCCGGAAACAAAGAACATTCATCTTCTCCTCCATGAGTTAAAACAAAAAAAGTACCACATGGCGATTGTGATTGACGAGTACGGGGGGACGTCGGGACTTGTCACCCTCGAAGATTTAATAGAGGAAATTGTCGGGGAGATTCACGATGAGCATGATCTAGAAGAAGGGGGCTTTGTGGAGCTTGCCGATGGTTATACCCTTGTTGACGGCAGAATGGAGATCGAAAAAATTGAAGATTATTTTGATGTCGAGTTTTTGGAGGGAAAGTTTGAGACCCTCGGGGGATTGATCCTTTCCATGATCAAAAAAATCCCGGTGGCAGGAGAAATGATTTATATAGATAATTTTGAAATGATTATAGAATCGGCCGATGAACGGAGTATTAAAAAGGTCAAGATCGGAAGAGTGAACAGTGAACAAGGTCAAGATCGGAAGAGTGAGCAGTGA
- the lnt gene encoding apolipoprotein N-acyltransferase, protein MSGERGINKNAFVLAAASGILLFLSFPKFGMGIFAWVALVPLLYALKGKHPSEGLAIGFIAGLVSYIGIIYWVTFVVVHYGYLPYYVGISAMVLLAAYLSLYIALFAAGVIYFKERGIPPILVAPLLWTCLEYGKSHLLTGFPWENLAYSQYLCGPMIQVADITGIYGITFLIVLINVVFYDLLSYRRSAIGSQGSGKRLLVEVTAGCALVLICYFYGVLRIEEIRKDLREAEAMEVALIQGNIDQSIKWNPRYQDETLNVYKLLSLQMSPSGSGLIVWPETAVPFYFQDMDDLHRKVTDVAKVPADWLLFGSPSYQREEGKLSSFNSAFLLSPEGKILGRYDKVHLVPFGEYVPLKKLFPFIGKLVVGVGDFGAGKGFYPLSMDSRKVGVLICYEGIFPEASRTYKKRGADLLVNITNDAWFGRTSAPFQHLSMTAFRAVENRLYVVRAANTGISAIIDPTGEFISQTGLFKRSALRGMVKFIDKQTFYTIYGDVFVYTCLIFLSVIFLTSLKRRRQYA, encoded by the coding sequence GTGAGCGGTGAACGGGGAATCAATAAAAATGCATTCGTTTTAGCTGCTGCCTCCGGGATTCTCCTTTTCCTCTCTTTCCCCAAGTTTGGGATGGGGATATTTGCCTGGGTCGCCCTTGTTCCCCTTTTATATGCCCTGAAAGGGAAGCACCCCTCAGAGGGACTGGCTATCGGTTTTATTGCCGGTCTTGTGTCCTATATCGGCATCATCTACTGGGTCACGTTTGTTGTGGTGCACTATGGTTACCTGCCCTATTATGTGGGCATCTCCGCCATGGTGCTCTTGGCAGCCTACCTAAGTCTCTATATAGCCCTCTTTGCCGCTGGCGTCATTTATTTTAAAGAGAGGGGTATTCCCCCGATCCTGGTGGCGCCTCTTTTATGGACCTGCCTCGAATATGGCAAGTCTCATCTGCTTACCGGTTTTCCCTGGGAGAACCTGGCTTACTCGCAATACTTATGTGGTCCCATGATCCAGGTGGCTGACATAACCGGCATCTATGGGATTACCTTTCTCATCGTTTTGATTAATGTTGTTTTTTATGACTTGTTATCATATCGGCGGTCAGCGATCGGCAGTCAGGGGTCGGGAAAGCGCCTGCTCGTGGAAGTTACGGCAGGATGTGCCCTGGTCTTGATCTGCTATTTTTATGGCGTCTTGCGCATCGAAGAAATCAGGAAGGATCTACGGGAAGCAGAAGCAATGGAAGTTGCCCTTATTCAGGGAAATATTGATCAGAGTATCAAGTGGAATCCCCGGTACCAGGATGAGACTTTGAACGTCTACAAATTACTGTCCCTTCAGATGTCACCATCAGGATCAGGATTAATCGTCTGGCCGGAGACCGCCGTGCCCTTTTATTTTCAGGATATGGACGATTTACATAGAAAAGTGACGGATGTTGCAAAGGTACCCGCTGACTGGCTGCTGTTCGGAAGTCCCAGCTATCAGAGGGAGGAGGGTAAACTATCCTCTTTCAACAGTGCTTTTCTCCTTTCCCCTGAAGGAAAGATCCTCGGACGATATGATAAGGTTCATCTGGTACCCTTCGGCGAGTATGTACCCTTAAAGAAACTGTTTCCCTTTATCGGTAAATTGGTGGTGGGTGTAGGAGACTTTGGTGCAGGAAAGGGATTTTACCCCTTGTCAATGGACAGTCGTAAAGTGGGCGTCCTGATCTGTTACGAAGGGATATTCCCTGAGGCAAGCCGGACATATAAAAAAAGGGGAGCAGACCTGCTTGTGAATATAACCAATGATGCCTGGTTTGGCAGGACATCAGCCCCCTTTCAACATCTATCCATGACGGCATTCAGGGCAGTGGAAAACCGCCTCTATGTCGTCAGAGCCGCAAATACGGGAATCAGCGCCATTATTGATCCCACAGGAGAGTTTATCTCTCAAACAGGATTGTTTAAAAGATCAGCCCTGCGGGGAATGGTTAAATTTATTGACAAACAGACATTCTATACGATATACGGGGATGTTTTTGTTTACACTTGCCTGATATTTCTGTCAGTAATTTTTTTAACTTCATTGAAGAGGAGAAGACAATATGCTTGA
- the prfB gene encoding peptide chain release factor 2 (programmed frameshift), whose amino-acid sequence MLELTEAIADLKKRIERLGNCLDITGKELQIKEMEKCSLKEDFWTDPEKASEILKEKNRLTTIVANWKRQKSALNDLEMLFEMAREENDEETLNDIGRDLDKLRLFVSDEELRMMLGSEQDHMNAIMTIHAGAGGTEAQDWAAMLLRMYLRWAEKKGFSTTIIDYQPGEEAGVKSVSLTLEGTYAYGYARAEIGIHRLVRVSPFDAGARRHTSFASVFVYPEVDDKIVIEIDENDLRIDTYRSTGAGGQHVNKTDSAVRITHLPTGIVVQCQNERSQHKNKAMAMKFLRSRLYELKLREQSEKLHELNKSKKEIAWGSQIRSYVLHPYRKVKDHRTNLEVGNVGRVLDGDIDDFIEAYLLQ is encoded by the exons ATGCTTGAATTAACTGAGGCCATTGCAGATTTAAAGAAGAGAATCGAACGTCTCGGAAACTGCCTT GACATTACAGGCAAGGAATTGCAAATCAAAGAAATGGAAAAGTGTTCGTTAAAGGAAGACTTCTGGACTGATCCTGAAAAAGCCAGTGAAATACTGAAGGAAAAAAACAGGTTGACGACGATCGTCGCTAACTGGAAGAGACAGAAAAGCGCCCTGAATGACCTGGAGATGCTTTTCGAGATGGCCCGTGAAGAAAATGACGAAGAGACACTAAATGATATTGGCCGTGATCTGGATAAACTGAGGTTATTCGTGAGTGATGAAGAACTCAGGATGATGCTGGGCAGCGAACAGGACCACATGAATGCCATCATGACGATTCATGCTGGTGCCGGCGGTACAGAGGCCCAGGACTGGGCGGCGATGCTTTTACGCATGTACTTAAGATGGGCTGAGAAAAAGGGATTCTCTACCACTATCATTGATTATCAACCAGGAGAGGAAGCCGGCGTAAAGAGTGTCTCCTTGACCCTGGAGGGAACATACGCATACGGGTATGCCAGGGCAGAAATCGGTATCCATCGTCTTGTACGGGTATCTCCTTTTGATGCCGGTGCCAGGAGACATACCTCCTTCGCCTCTGTTTTTGTCTATCCGGAAGTGGATGATAAAATCGTCATCGAGATAGATGAGAATGACCTGCGCATTGATACCTATCGTTCTACGGGGGCGGGAGGTCAGCATGTGAACAAGACCGACTCTGCCGTCAGAATTACCCATTTACCCACAGGGATAGTAGTGCAATGCCAGAATGAACGGTCCCAGCATAAGAATAAGGCCATGGCAATGAAGTTCTTAAGGTCTCGGCTCTATGAGCTGAAGCTCCGGGAACAAAGCGAAAAGTTACACGAATTGAACAAGTCGAAAAAAGAGATCGCCTGGGGAAGCCAGATCCGTTCTTATGTTCTTCATCCCTACAGAAAGGTGAAGGATCACAGGACAAATTTAGAAGTGGGGAATGTAGGCAGGGTATTGGACGGCGATATAGATGACTTTATCGAAGCCTATCTGCTGCAATAA
- a CDS encoding LysM peptidoglycan-binding domain-containing protein produces the protein MPKLRIYFIFFVVSMCVFLYSYTQSEAEDRSSLAGTAGKKPAVEESPCTSETKAVVKEREEIHKQTEAIEANRRPKQINITSSEDANKQQEETEEAIMEEALELLNGSQNYWAKGDLESALNLLDQAYALLLDTDGHPEIARQKDDLRLLIAKQILVIYTSRQTLTNGKRGEIPLVMNADVEKEIRNFQTIERDFFIQSYKRSGLYRPIILRELKKAGLPEELSWLPLVESGFKISAFSRARALGLWQFISSTGYKYGLNRDEWVDERMDVESSTRAAIAYLKELHNMFGDWLTVLAAYNCGEGRVLRVISSQHLNYLDRFWDLYHQLPNETARYVPRFLATLHIIKDPQKYGIDLIKDEELPVPPPYEWVKTYKPMRLQDIALHLNISEELLNTLNAELRHKITPDREYELKVPLEVAEEFALVGDEIPRWEKPAPVSASIRPVLIKHRVKRKETISSIARRYKTSVRAIRAYNHLSCRGIRVGQYLNIPIRSYRYARIKADQQPEVTEELTRYRVKKGDTLLSLAKRFDTTVSKIKKINRLKGNMLKSGQIIMVAYQKGEGNNSDEGKKATRKKRNRRTASVKTVERTYTVKKGDCLIKIARENNVALDELLDLNNLARKDTITPGQIIIVK, from the coding sequence ATGCCGAAACTAAGGATCTATTTTATCTTTTTCGTGGTTTCCATGTGCGTTTTTCTCTATAGCTATACACAAAGTGAGGCTGAAGATCGGTCATCTCTCGCGGGTACTGCAGGAAAAAAACCTGCCGTTGAGGAGTCCCCATGTACATCTGAAACAAAAGCAGTCGTAAAAGAACGAGAGGAGATTCATAAACAGACGGAGGCAATCGAAGCTAACAGACGCCCGAAACAAATAAATATTACCTCTTCCGAAGACGCCAATAAACAGCAAGAGGAAACCGAAGAAGCGATCATGGAAGAAGCTCTTGAATTACTGAATGGCTCCCAGAATTACTGGGCAAAAGGTGATCTTGAAAGTGCCCTTAATCTGCTGGATCAGGCCTATGCTCTCCTCCTGGACACTGACGGGCATCCTGAGATAGCCCGGCAGAAAGATGATTTACGCCTGTTGATAGCAAAGCAGATTTTAGTCATTTATACCTCCAGACAAACACTCACCAACGGAAAACGTGGAGAGATACCTCTTGTCATGAATGCAGATGTGGAAAAAGAGATACGAAATTTTCAGACCATAGAAAGGGATTTTTTTATCCAATCCTATAAACGTTCAGGACTCTACCGTCCAATTATTCTGAGAGAGTTGAAAAAAGCGGGATTACCCGAAGAACTATCCTGGCTCCCTCTTGTGGAGAGCGGTTTCAAGATTTCTGCCTTCTCGCGTGCAAGGGCCCTTGGTCTGTGGCAGTTCATCTCGTCAACGGGTTATAAATATGGCTTGAACAGAGACGAATGGGTGGATGAACGGATGGATGTGGAAAGCTCAACAAGAGCAGCTATCGCCTATCTTAAGGAACTCCATAACATGTTTGGTGACTGGCTGACCGTTCTGGCGGCATACAATTGCGGGGAGGGTAGGGTACTTAGAGTCATATCAAGTCAACACCTGAATTATCTCGACCGATTCTGGGATCTCTACCACCAGCTCCCAAATGAAACGGCGCGGTATGTTCCCCGTTTTCTCGCCACTCTGCATATCATCAAAGATCCCCAGAAGTACGGTATTGATCTGATAAAAGACGAAGAATTGCCTGTTCCTCCCCCATACGAATGGGTAAAGACATATAAACCGATGCGATTGCAGGATATCGCCCTTCACCTTAACATCTCAGAAGAGTTATTAAACACCCTCAATGCTGAACTGAGGCATAAAATTACCCCCGACCGGGAATATGAGCTGAAAGTCCCCCTGGAGGTAGCGGAAGAATTCGCTCTGGTTGGTGATGAAATTCCCCGCTGGGAGAAACCCGCTCCTGTCTCTGCTTCTATCCGACCAGTTCTGATCAAACATCGTGTAAAACGAAAAGAGACGATTTCTTCTATTGCCCGAAGATACAAAACCTCTGTCAGGGCAATCAGAGCCTATAATCACCTATCATGTCGAGGAATTAGGGTAGGTCAATACTTAAACATACCCATTCGTAGCTATCGCTATGCTAGGATAAAGGCAGACCAACAACCTGAGGTCACTGAGGAGCTCACGAGATATAGGGTGAAAAAGGGTGATACACTTTTATCCCTGGCTAAGCGCTTTGATACCACCGTCTCCAAAATAAAAAAGATAAACCGGCTCAAAGGGAATATGCTCAAATCTGGTCAGATCATAATGGTCGCGTATCAAAAAGGAGAGGGTAACAACAGTGACGAGGGGAAAAAAGCAACGAGGAAAAAACGAAACAGAAGGACTGCCTCTGTAAAGACCGTTGAGAGAACATATACCGTCAAAAAGGGGGATTGCCTGATTAAAATCGCCAGGGAAAATAATGTCGCCCTTGATGAACTTCTTGACCTTAATAACCTTGCCCGTAAAGATACCATTACCCCTGGCCAGATCATCATCGTGAAGTAA
- a CDS encoding mechanosensitive ion channel family protein: MPFLKMTYYGNTLNAWLFALIVTIVIFATLKVLQKVIIKHLAPFAEKTETFFDNLAIDLLKSTKFFFFLFLSLYAGSLTLSLPERASSLLRNATLIAFFLQAAIWGNHYLSFFLNRYKSQKLALEQGAASVATIAAFGFMGRLFLWTVVLLLILDNLGVDITTLIAGLGIGGIALALAAQNILGDLFASLSIMLDKPFAIGDFIIVDEYMGSIEQIGLKTTRIRSLSGEQLIFSNADLLKSRIRNYKRMYERRVIFSIGVIYQTSYDKLKIILGIIREIIEAQEQTRFDRAHFKEFGNSSLNFEIVYWVKNPDYNVYMDLHQAINMEIFRRFEEEGIVFAYPTQTLYLNKEESTE, translated from the coding sequence ATGCCCTTTCTAAAGATGACATACTATGGCAACACGCTGAATGCATGGCTTTTCGCCCTTATCGTTACCATTGTTATTTTTGCGACCCTGAAGGTCTTGCAAAAAGTTATCATAAAGCACCTGGCCCCTTTTGCTGAAAAGACAGAGACTTTTTTTGACAACCTTGCCATAGACCTCCTTAAGAGTACGAAATTCTTCTTTTTCCTTTTTCTGTCTCTTTATGCAGGTTCACTCACCCTGTCACTGCCGGAAAGGGCAAGTTCTCTTCTTAGAAATGCGACCCTCATTGCTTTCTTTCTCCAGGCGGCAATTTGGGGAAATCATTACCTCTCTTTTTTTCTCAATCGCTATAAAAGTCAAAAGTTAGCATTGGAACAGGGTGCCGCTAGTGTAGCGACAATCGCGGCATTTGGTTTCATGGGTAGACTGTTCCTCTGGACGGTTGTCCTTCTCCTTATCCTCGATAATCTCGGAGTGGACATTACCACCCTGATTGCTGGTCTCGGCATCGGTGGTATTGCTCTGGCACTGGCTGCCCAGAATATCCTCGGAGACCTCTTCGCCTCCCTGTCAATTATGTTGGATAAACCGTTTGCAATCGGGGATTTTATCATTGTAGATGAATATATGGGAAGCATCGAACAGATAGGTCTTAAAACCACACGCATCCGTAGTCTTTCCGGTGAGCAGCTCATCTTTTCCAATGCCGATCTTCTCAAGAGTCGCATCAGAAACTACAAACGGATGTATGAACGTCGTGTAATTTTCTCTATCGGGGTCATCTACCAGACATCTTATGACAAACTCAAAATCATCCTTGGTATAATCCGGGAGATTATCGAAGCCCAGGAGCAGACACGATTCGATCGGGCTCATTTCAAGGAGTTCGGAAACTCATCATTAAATTTCGAGATCGTCTACTGGGTTAAGAACCCGGATTACAATGTTTACATGGATCTCCATCAGGCCATCAACATGGAAATCTTTCGCCGTTTTGAAGAGGAAGGGATCGTCTTTGCCTATCCCACACAGACTCTGTATTTGAATAAGGAAGAATCAACTGAATGA
- the ybeY gene encoding rRNA maturation RNase YbeY — protein MAILIENRQRRIKIDLRRVRRVLNKILKTLNCEDKEISLLFVDDEGIRDINRRFLNRDCPTNVISFSMSEGEFGDINPHILGDIVISVETALRDAREAAAELDDELDFLMIHGILHLLGYNHEDTGEDEAKCVENKERELLFILKDSKLGKKLGSLPRR, from the coding sequence ATGGCAATATTGATCGAAAATCGGCAGAGAAGAATAAAGATAGACCTCCGGCGGGTGCGGCGGGTACTAAATAAAATCCTGAAAACGCTCAATTGTGAAGATAAAGAGATCAGTTTACTGTTTGTCGATGACGAGGGCATCAGGGATATAAACAGGCGTTTTCTGAACAGGGACTGCCCCACCAATGTGATCTCGTTCTCCATGTCGGAGGGTGAATTTGGTGACATTAATCCCCATATCCTTGGTGACATTGTTATTTCAGTAGAGACAGCCCTTAGAGATGCCCGGGAAGCTGCTGCCGAATTGGATGATGAACTGGATTTTCTCATGATTCATGGTATACTTCATCTTTTAGGGTACAATCATGAAGATACCGGGGAAGACGAGGCAAAGTGCGTGGAAAACAAAGAAAGAGAACTACTTTTTATATTGAAAGACAGTAAACTGGGGAAAAAGTTAGGCTCCCTCCCCCGCCGGTGA
- a CDS encoding HDIG domain-containing protein, which produces MNFIVIITNNILNIFKRTANRINIVPEFARNTVFQRWGIGICLSFILSLLLTPHIHFIHPHYKVGSIVSKDIKADRDFLVEDRVSTDQKRMETLKGTMSLYDYDSDTASQLTANLNNAFSLIGKAYHGKDKLIDVTSQVGGQELSRQTRKDFEKALGITLTDDEFNILRKYMFSPEVASKTSKLITAVYDTGLITDATFPRYDIDRGIIIRDVRTQNEISVLLEEVPFLHIRKEKGGEGLLETWEGRGPAKIWHLEDVETILRKRAKTILGRDQEEIKKVAVSLAKRLIQPNLTFNRDATEKRKQITMAGVKPVYFQVQKNEMIVREGEKISRTDLDKLEAFYKIEGERRLSSLSIFLGIFLTIIFLTIIFFHLARNWLKKIKVDILFLSATALLQVLLVRAGIFISEAINRAFPFLPTEACFFVIPFAVGAMLVGIFMNRNIAFIFSVFLSFLITFLFDGKMTMFLFSFFGSVAVSYHVVAYRQRSAFFRTGLFLGAINGMTIVFLSLLSGSIASMDTIIKLFMGIPGGIVAGIIVAGITPLFEALFPYTTDIKLLELANLNRPVFQRMIMEAPGTYHHSIIVASMVEAAADAIGANSLMAKVSAFYHDIGKMKKPQYFIENQQSGENKHDKLSPKMSSLVIISHVKDGCELANKIKLGPEIINIIKQHHGTSLVNYFYDKAKKDRDPSIRSLSESDFQYPGPKPQTKEAGLVLLGDVVEASSRTLSNPAPSRINHLVRERIERIFMDGQLDECELTLRDLNKIAETFARILNGIFHHRIDYPDSIIRDNGSRKLNNGNIDRKSAEKNKDRPPAGAAGTK; this is translated from the coding sequence ATGAATTTTATTGTTATCATCACAAACAACATTTTAAATATCTTTAAAAGAACAGCGAATCGAATTAACATTGTTCCTGAATTTGCCAGAAACACTGTTTTTCAAAGGTGGGGCATCGGTATTTGTTTGAGCTTTATTTTATCCTTGCTACTCACACCCCATATTCACTTTATTCACCCCCATTATAAAGTCGGCTCAATTGTCTCTAAAGACATAAAGGCCGATCGTGATTTTCTCGTTGAAGACCGGGTCTCTACAGACCAGAAAAGGATGGAAACTCTCAAAGGTACCATGTCGCTCTATGACTACGACAGCGATACCGCTTCCCAGTTGACGGCAAACCTGAATAATGCTTTTTCACTGATAGGAAAAGCATACCATGGCAAGGATAAATTAATTGACGTCACATCTCAGGTCGGTGGACAGGAACTCTCAAGACAGACAAGGAAAGATTTTGAGAAGGCATTGGGAATAACGCTTACGGACGACGAATTTAATATTCTCCGAAAATACATGTTTTCCCCCGAGGTTGCAAGTAAAACCTCTAAACTGATTACCGCCGTTTATGACACTGGATTGATCACCGATGCAACCTTTCCAAGATATGATATAGACAGGGGGATCATCATCAGGGACGTGAGAACGCAAAATGAAATAAGTGTTTTGCTGGAAGAAGTACCGTTTCTCCACATAAGGAAGGAAAAGGGCGGAGAAGGTCTTTTAGAGACATGGGAGGGAAGAGGACCTGCAAAAATCTGGCATCTAGAGGACGTTGAGACTATCTTACGGAAAAGGGCAAAGACCATTCTCGGCCGTGATCAGGAGGAGATTAAGAAGGTTGCCGTTTCCCTGGCTAAAAGACTGATCCAGCCAAACCTTACTTTTAATAGAGACGCTACCGAAAAAAGAAAACAGATCACCATGGCAGGTGTAAAACCTGTTTACTTTCAGGTACAAAAGAATGAAATGATTGTGCGCGAGGGAGAGAAGATCAGCCGTACCGACCTGGACAAGCTCGAGGCATTTTATAAGATAGAAGGAGAAAGGAGACTTTCGAGTCTCTCTATTTTTTTGGGTATCTTCCTTACGATCATCTTTCTGACCATCATTTTCTTCCATTTAGCCAGAAACTGGCTAAAAAAAATAAAAGTAGATATATTATTTTTAAGCGCTACCGCTCTTCTTCAGGTTCTCCTGGTAAGAGCTGGAATTTTCATTTCAGAAGCCATTAACCGGGCGTTTCCCTTTTTACCTACAGAGGCATGTTTCTTTGTCATTCCTTTTGCCGTCGGCGCCATGCTGGTTGGTATTTTTATGAACAGGAACATTGCTTTTATTTTTTCGGTCTTTTTGTCTTTTCTTATTACCTTCCTCTTTGATGGTAAGATGACTATGTTCCTCTTCTCCTTCTTTGGAAGCGTTGCGGTATCTTATCATGTTGTAGCTTACAGGCAACGCTCGGCTTTTTTCCGGACAGGTCTTTTTTTAGGCGCCATAAATGGTATGACTATTGTCTTCCTCTCTCTCCTTTCCGGTAGTATTGCCTCCATGGATACGATAATCAAGCTCTTCATGGGTATCCCAGGAGGAATCGTTGCCGGAATTATCGTCGCTGGCATCACCCCCCTTTTTGAAGCCCTTTTTCCCTACACGACAGATATCAAGCTCCTGGAACTTGCCAATCTTAATCGTCCTGTATTCCAGCGGATGATTATGGAGGCTCCGGGTACCTATCACCACAGTATTATTGTAGCATCCATGGTGGAGGCAGCAGCCGATGCCATCGGAGCTAACTCCCTTATGGCTAAGGTCAGCGCTTTCTATCACGACATTGGAAAAATGAAAAAACCTCAGTATTTTATTGAAAATCAGCAGAGCGGGGAGAATAAACATGACAAACTGTCACCCAAAATGAGCAGTCTCGTGATTATTTCCCATGTCAAAGACGGCTGCGAACTGGCAAATAAGATCAAGCTGGGACCGGAAATTATAAACATTATTAAACAACATCATGGAACCAGTCTCGTCAATTACTTTTACGATAAGGCCAAAAAGGACAGGGACCCCTCTATCAGGTCGCTGTCAGAAAGCGATTTTCAATACCCGGGGCCGAAGCCTCAAACCAAGGAAGCGGGACTTGTTTTGCTGGGTGATGTTGTGGAAGCCTCGTCACGAACTCTGTCAAATCCTGCTCCTTCGCGAATCAATCATCTCGTCAGGGAAAGAATAGAAAGAATCTTTATGGATGGTCAGCTTGATGAGTGTGAATTGACCCTGCGTGACTTAAACAAAATCGCCGAAACCTTCGCGAGAATCCTCAACGGTATTTTCCATCACCGTATCGATTATCCTGACTCGATCATCCGTGACAATGGCAGCAGGAAATTAAACAATGGCAATATTGATCGAAAATCGGCAGAGAAGAATAAAGATAGACCTCCGGCGGGTGCGGCGGGTACTAAATAA